The Deinococcus roseus genome contains a region encoding:
- a CDS encoding acyl-CoA carboxylase subunit beta gives MSSQPKSWQDALKSLQETVSRTRQGGGPKAVERQHQKNRLTARERIAHLIDEGSEFDELMTLAGFEMYQDVGGCPSGGTVAGIGYLHGRPWMIIANDATVKAGAFFPITAKKVIRAQTMALENHIPVVYLVDSAGVYLPMQDEIFPDQDDFGRVFYLNARMSALGIPQIAAIMGNCVAGGAYLPVMCDTLIMTEGSGLYLAGPALVKAAIGQNIESEALGGASVHAEISGTVDYKEKDDLSAIRRIRALAEMQTQKYTAPWAQKRKTPRAPQSQKDLLDTVSLDGSKPYDVREVLKALLDDSHFEEYKPEYGQSIVCALGWLGGYPVGVVANDRQVIRKKLKSDVPGLQTRIEVGGVIYGDSADKSARFIMEVNQMGIPLIFVSDVTGFMVGKDSEYEGIIRKGAKMVNAVSNTVVPKITLITGGSYGAGNYAMNGKAYGPRFLYAWPSARYAVMSGNAAAKTLLDIQLQALKRQGQEPTDEDLQTLFEQVKDKYDQELDPRYAAARLWVDEIILPESTRERLIRTLEACSGSPTGDFRTGMLQV, from the coding sequence ATGAGTTCACAACCGAAAAGCTGGCAGGACGCCCTGAAATCCCTGCAGGAAACTGTGTCCCGCACCCGGCAAGGGGGCGGCCCGAAAGCTGTGGAGCGGCAACACCAGAAAAACCGCCTTACCGCCAGAGAACGCATTGCGCACCTGATTGATGAAGGCAGTGAATTTGACGAACTGATGACCCTGGCAGGCTTTGAAATGTACCAGGATGTGGGTGGATGCCCTTCCGGGGGCACTGTGGCAGGCATTGGATATTTGCATGGAAGACCCTGGATGATCATTGCCAACGATGCCACCGTGAAAGCCGGGGCTTTTTTCCCCATCACCGCCAAGAAAGTGATCCGGGCCCAGACCATGGCCCTGGAGAATCACATTCCGGTGGTGTACCTGGTGGATTCTGCCGGGGTTTACCTGCCCATGCAGGACGAGATCTTCCCGGACCAGGACGACTTCGGGCGGGTGTTTTACCTGAATGCCCGCATGAGCGCCCTGGGCATCCCGCAAATTGCAGCCATCATGGGAAACTGTGTGGCAGGTGGGGCTTACCTTCCTGTGATGTGCGACACCCTGATCATGACCGAGGGATCAGGCCTCTATCTGGCCGGTCCAGCACTGGTCAAGGCAGCCATCGGGCAGAACATCGAGTCAGAGGCCCTGGGAGGGGCTTCTGTGCATGCAGAGATCTCTGGAACGGTGGATTACAAGGAGAAAGATGACCTGAGCGCCATCCGCAGAATCCGTGCTCTGGCCGAAATGCAGACCCAGAAATACACCGCGCCCTGGGCACAGAAACGCAAAACCCCCAGAGCACCCCAGTCCCAGAAAGACCTGCTGGACACCGTGAGCCTGGATGGCAGCAAACCCTACGATGTGCGTGAGGTTTTAAAAGCCCTGCTGGACGACAGCCACTTTGAGGAATACAAACCCGAGTACGGCCAGAGCATCGTGTGCGCTCTGGGCTGGCTCGGGGGGTATCCGGTGGGTGTGGTGGCCAATGACCGTCAGGTGATCCGCAAGAAACTCAAATCGGACGTGCCTGGCCTGCAAACCCGCATCGAGGTGGGTGGGGTGATTTACGGGGACAGCGCAGACAAATCTGCCCGGTTCATCATGGAGGTCAACCAGATGGGTATTCCCCTGATCTTTGTCTCGGATGTGACGGGGTTCATGGTGGGCAAAGACAGCGAGTACGAGGGCATCATCCGCAAGGGAGCCAAGATGGTCAATGCGGTATCCAACACCGTGGTGCCCAAAATCACCCTGATCACCGGGGGCAGTTACGGGGCAGGCAATTACGCCATGAATGGCAAGGCTTATGGCCCCCGTTTCCTGTACGCCTGGCCCAGTGCCAGATACGCCGTGATGAGCGGGAATGCTGCAGCCAAAACCCTGCTGGACATCCAGTTGCAGGCTTTAAAGCGCCAGGGGCAGGAGCCCACAGACGAGGACCTGCAGACCCTCTTTGAACAGGTCAAAGACAAGTACGATCAGGAACTCGACCCCAGATACGCTGCCGCCAGATTGTGGGTGGATGAGATCATCCTGCCCGAAAGCACCCGTGAGCGCCTGATCCGCACCCTGGAGGCCTGCTCGGGCAGTCCCACCGGAGATTTCAGGACCGGGATGCTGCAGGTGTAA
- a CDS encoding cytochrome P450, with the protein MTTAFADLFSTPEFLENPYPIYRELRNQAPAYWYPHSGLTGGMWFVTRHEDTEMVLKDLRFTKDISRVSAVPQQLSRHMLDADPPDHTRLRALVSQAFTPRVVASLEPKIRSITEDLVSQIKKGQDFSLIESLAFPLPIIVIAELLGVPDRDRHLFRDWSSHLIDGADILTVTDPEAGQKAQMALGSIFKYFDDLIKVRRHDLQDDLVSLLIAAEDQQGKLTHGEILATCFLLLLAGHETTINLIGNGYHALTRFPEQLQHLRDHPEHLSTGVDEMLRFDAPVQRATFRAALEDLEIAGQVIRKNQQVAAVIGAANRDERVFQNPDTLDVTRTPNRHLGFGRGIHFCLGAPLARLEAQIAFELLLPLGLPRVVHLERRPSTMFRGFRDLVLSWS; encoded by the coding sequence ATGACCACTGCATTTGCAGACCTGTTCTCCACACCGGAATTTCTGGAAAATCCCTACCCCATTTACCGTGAGTTGCGCAATCAGGCCCCTGCCTACTGGTACCCGCACAGTGGCCTGACCGGGGGCATGTGGTTTGTGACCCGCCATGAAGACACCGAAATGGTCCTGAAAGATTTGCGGTTCACCAAGGACATTTCCAGGGTCAGTGCTGTGCCCCAGCAGCTCTCCCGGCACATGCTGGACGCCGATCCACCAGACCACACCCGCCTGAGGGCCCTGGTCAGCCAGGCCTTCACACCCAGGGTGGTGGCCAGTCTGGAACCCAAGATTCGCAGCATCACCGAGGATCTGGTTTCGCAGATCAAAAAAGGCCAGGATTTTTCCCTGATTGAAAGCCTGGCCTTTCCGCTGCCCATCATTGTGATTGCTGAATTGCTGGGGGTTCCAGACCGGGACCGCCACCTGTTCAGGGACTGGTCCTCACACCTGATTGATGGGGCAGACATCCTCACGGTCACCGACCCGGAAGCAGGCCAGAAAGCCCAGATGGCCCTGGGCAGCATCTTCAAATACTTTGATGACCTGATCAAGGTGCGCCGCCATGATCTGCAAGACGATCTGGTCAGCCTCCTGATTGCTGCAGAAGACCAGCAGGGCAAACTGACCCACGGGGAAATCCTGGCCACCTGTTTCCTGCTCTTGCTGGCAGGCCATGAAACCACCATCAATTTGATTGGCAACGGTTACCACGCCCTCACCCGTTTTCCAGAACAACTGCAGCACCTCCGGGACCACCCGGAGCACCTTTCTACAGGGGTGGATGAAATGCTGCGCTTCGATGCTCCGGTGCAAAGGGCCACCTTCCGGGCCGCACTGGAAGACCTGGAAATTGCGGGGCAGGTGATCCGCAAAAACCAGCAGGTGGCTGCAGTGATCGGAGCGGCCAACCGGGATGAACGGGTGTTCCAGAACCCTGACACCCTGGATGTCACCCGCACCCCCAACCGCCACCTGGGATTTGGTCGGGGCATCCACTTCTGTCTGGGGGCACCGCTGGCCAGACTGGAAGCCCAGATTGCTTTTGAACTCCTGCTGCCTCTGGGCCTCCCCAGGGTGGTGCATCTGGAACGCCGTCCCAGCACCATGTTCCGGGGTTTTCGAGATCTGGTGCTGTCCTGGTCCTGA
- a CDS encoding helix-turn-helix domain-containing protein — MPRARLPATDQPFNADLHTPLFLDQYREYDPHPALQNQVRSYWSMEEFHTTRTEKHRFYPERLVRLCFYQGEAFFPDASSQWTGPLPNMYMLGFQKEPIRFVSRGLTRVVGVEMYPWAARALLQGDRNLQDIFFQPLQASLQHLSAEVLALIQLNAIQEALEAIEAWLLQRLPLQDIQGNAGIQAALSLYHLKGQGKISELAEVHGVSVRQLERQFHSSVGITPKTLSKIIRFEEAHNALWVNPHISLTELAFELGFADQAHFCREFRGFTHITPGEFSRHVQEHLLHRDHAAQHHSKLHMSNTEKPSHSKP; from the coding sequence ATGCCCAGAGCCAGATTGCCTGCCACAGATCAGCCTTTCAATGCAGACCTGCACACCCCTCTGTTTCTGGACCAGTATCGGGAATACGATCCCCATCCGGCGTTGCAGAACCAGGTGCGCAGTTACTGGAGCATGGAGGAATTTCACACCACCCGCACCGAGAAACACCGTTTTTACCCGGAGCGTCTGGTGCGACTGTGTTTCTATCAGGGCGAGGCCTTCTTTCCAGATGCCTCCTCGCAGTGGACGGGACCGCTGCCCAACATGTACATGCTGGGGTTTCAGAAAGAACCCATCCGCTTTGTCTCCCGTGGCCTCACCCGCGTGGTGGGGGTGGAGATGTACCCCTGGGCTGCCAGGGCCTTGCTGCAAGGAGACCGGAACCTGCAAGACATCTTCTTCCAGCCCCTGCAAGCCTCTTTGCAACACCTGTCAGCAGAAGTGCTGGCCCTGATCCAGCTCAATGCCATTCAGGAAGCCCTGGAGGCCATTGAGGCCTGGTTGTTGCAGCGTTTGCCCCTGCAGGACATTCAGGGCAATGCAGGCATCCAGGCCGCCCTGAGCCTGTACCACCTGAAAGGCCAGGGCAAAATCAGCGAACTGGCCGAAGTGCATGGGGTGTCTGTGCGCCAGCTGGAACGGCAGTTTCACAGCAGCGTGGGCATCACTCCCAAAACCCTTTCCAAGATCATCCGGTTTGAGGAGGCCCACAATGCTTTGTGGGTCAATCCGCACATCAGCCTGACCGAACTGGCCTTTGAGCTGGGTTTTGCAGATCAGGCCCACTTTTGCCGGGAGTTTCGGGGGTTCACCCACATCACCCCTGGAGAGTTTTCCAGGCACGTGCAGGAACACCTGCTGCACAGGGACCATGCAGCCCAGCACCACTCCAAGCTGCACATGTCCAACACAGAAAAACCCAGTCATTCTAAGCCCTAG
- a CDS encoding D-alanyl-D-alanine carboxypeptidase family protein has protein sequence MKAQKVSSLETLHPDFRENLERWLQAAQQKFPQYEFRVLETRRNKTRQKKLFSENSTQHWVTSFDGSRLRSMHQYGLAADIGILNRKTRKSVWDSRVWRTIYAYIPPSVHGLEVGVQELTHLQLQGAGAQYRDGELQAKYIEKLGLTLS, from the coding sequence ATGAAAGCTCAAAAAGTCAGCAGTCTTGAAACGCTCCACCCCGATTTCAGAGAGAATCTGGAACGCTGGCTGCAAGCTGCCCAGCAGAAATTCCCCCAATACGAGTTCCGGGTGCTGGAAACCCGCAGAAACAAAACCCGTCAGAAAAAACTCTTCTCTGAAAACAGCACCCAACACTGGGTCACCAGTTTTGATGGCAGCCGCCTGAGAAGCATGCACCAGTATGGCCTCGCTGCAGACATTGGGATTCTGAACCGCAAGACCCGCAAGTCTGTGTGGGATTCCCGGGTGTGGCGCACCATTTACGCTTACATCCCCCCCAGCGTTCACGGCCTGGAGGTGGGCGTGCAGGAACTGACCCATTTGCAGCTTCAGGGCGCAGGCGCACAATACCGGGATGGCGAACTGCAGGCAAAATACATCGAGAAGCTTGGACTGACCCTGAGTTGA
- the clpS gene encoding ATP-dependent Clp protease adapter ClpS: protein MTEARTETRTQTQRPPLYKVLLLNDDYTPMDYVVRVLVEFFRKSPAQATRIMMAVHQEGSGVCGVYPFEVAETKVHQVNSDARQNGFPLKCIMEAE, encoded by the coding sequence ATGACCGAGGCACGCACTGAAACGCGGACCCAGACGCAGCGTCCGCCCCTTTACAAGGTCCTCCTGCTCAACGATGACTACACCCCCATGGATTATGTGGTGCGGGTGCTGGTCGAGTTTTTTCGCAAAAGTCCAGCCCAGGCCACCCGCATCATGATGGCGGTGCATCAGGAAGGCTCTGGGGTGTGTGGTGTGTATCCCTTTGAAGTGGCAGAGACCAAAGTGCATCAGGTGAACAGCGATGCCCGTCAGAATGGCTTTCCCCTGAAATGCATCATGGAGGCGGAATGA
- a CDS encoding MFS transporter, whose translation MTDSTPPPTKNALLFVFISAFLGSLGISLAFPVLPFLVARYLTDQNQLAATIGWLTISYSLCSFFAAPVLGALSDRYGRRPILLFSLLGSAIGYLIFGWGGALWVLFLGRIIDGLTAGNFSALFGFLADTTRPEERGKYFGIMGAVFGSGFIIGPAVGGLASRISLETPFYIAAAVTLLNVVWGFFYLPESHKKENRAHIQFSQLNPLTQMVSLFQLPGIRLLLISGVLFMVPFVMMQTTLAVLIKDTLHWGPDQTSTVFIVVGVSDIVVQGLLLGWLIKMLKESGVALLGLSLSLLGMLGMALLPGHPSGWVLYLSVCSFAIGEGIFTASLGSLTSRAAGPKAQGRVQGGSQALNSLTQVFSPALAGQLYSRTGHASPFWSGAGMILLGALALASQLGIKGPETELVTPETAET comes from the coding sequence ATGACAGATTCAACCCCCCCTCCCACCAAAAATGCATTGCTGTTTGTTTTCATCAGTGCTTTCCTCGGTTCTCTGGGCATCTCTCTGGCGTTCCCTGTGCTGCCTTTTCTGGTGGCCAGATACCTCACAGACCAGAACCAGCTTGCCGCCACCATCGGCTGGCTGACCATTTCCTATTCCCTGTGTTCCTTTTTTGCTGCACCGGTTCTGGGTGCCCTTTCTGACCGGTACGGCAGACGGCCCATCTTGCTGTTTTCCTTGCTGGGTTCGGCCATTGGATACCTGATTTTCGGCTGGGGAGGTGCTTTGTGGGTGCTCTTTCTGGGCCGCATCATTGACGGTCTGACCGCAGGGAACTTCAGTGCCCTCTTTGGCTTTCTGGCAGACACCACCCGCCCAGAGGAGCGCGGCAAGTACTTTGGCATCATGGGAGCGGTTTTTGGCAGTGGTTTCATCATCGGTCCTGCTGTCGGCGGTCTGGCCTCCAGAATCAGCCTGGAAACCCCCTTCTACATTGCTGCAGCAGTCACCTTGCTGAATGTGGTGTGGGGGTTCTTCTATCTTCCTGAAAGCCACAAAAAAGAGAACCGTGCCCACATCCAGTTTTCGCAGCTCAATCCCCTCACCCAGATGGTGTCGCTGTTTCAGTTGCCTGGCATCCGACTGCTCCTGATCTCGGGGGTGCTGTTCATGGTGCCTTTCGTGATGATGCAGACCACCCTGGCTGTGCTGATCAAAGACACCCTGCACTGGGGTCCTGACCAGACCAGCACCGTTTTCATTGTGGTGGGGGTGTCTGACATCGTGGTGCAAGGGCTCCTGCTGGGCTGGCTCATCAAGATGCTGAAGGAAAGCGGTGTGGCACTGCTGGGTCTCAGCCTGAGTTTGCTGGGCATGCTGGGCATGGCCCTGCTGCCCGGGCATCCCAGTGGCTGGGTGCTGTACCTCAGTGTGTGCTCATTTGCCATTGGAGAAGGCATTTTCACCGCTTCTCTGGGCAGCCTCACCTCCAGGGCTGCAGGGCCAAAAGCCCAGGGAAGGGTGCAGGGCGGCAGCCAGGCCCTCAACTCCCTCACCCAGGTGTTCAGTCCTGCCCTGGCGGGTCAGCTGTATTCACGAACAGGACATGCCAGTCCCTTCTGGAGTGGTGCAGGCATGATCCTGCTGGGTGCACTGGCACTGGCCAGCCAACTTGGCATCAAAGGACCAGAAACCGAGCTGGTCACCCCTGAAACCGCTGAAACCTGA
- a CDS encoding sunset domain-containing protein encodes MKHHLLICLLLGVLSQTVVAQGVLPLSRTTCPASHPIKGNLSNRGEKIYHLPGGAYYKRTYPERCFKTRQEAEKAGFRASKR; translated from the coding sequence ATGAAACACCATCTGCTGATCTGTCTTTTGCTGGGCGTCCTGTCCCAGACTGTTGTGGCCCAGGGTGTGTTGCCCCTTTCCAGAACCACCTGTCCTGCCAGCCATCCCATCAAAGGCAACCTGAGCAACAGGGGAGAGAAAATTTACCACCTGCCAGGGGGAGCCTACTACAAAAGAACGTACCCGGAACGCTGTTTCAAAACCCGTCAGGAAGCCGAAAAAGCCGGGTTCCGGGCCAGCAAACGCTGA